DNA from Oryzisolibacter sp. LB2S:
AGCACCTTTTTCATTGCGGCTGACAGAACAGGTTCCACACATGGGGATGGAGAAAACAATCGCGCGGGATAGAACGGGCATGGCGCTCAACAGGCTCAGCCTGTGCATGGCGATGGCGCTGCCCGCCATGGCGGCGGCGCAACAGGCGGTCGGCACGCTGCCGGCCGTTCAGGTGCAGTCCGAGGTCGCCAGCGACACCACCGAAGGCAGCGGCCAATACAGTACGGCCGGCAAGTCCAGCACCGCCACGCCGCTGGGCCTGGCGCTGCGCGACACGCCGCAGTCGGTCTCCGTGGTCACGCAGCAGCGCATCGAGGACCAAGGCCTGGCGACGATCACCGACGTGGTCAACAACGCCACTGGCGTCTCCGTCAACCAGTACGAAACCCATCGTGCGCAGTTCACCGCGCGCGGCTTTGACATCAACACACTGATGATCGACGGCGTGCCCACCTCGTGGGAGCAGGCCTGGAGCTCGGGCGAGGCCATGACCAGCCTGGCCATCTACGACCGTGTCGAGGTGGTGCGCGGCGCCACCGGTCTGACCACCGGCGCGGGCGACCCGTCGGCCGCCATCAACCTGGTGCGCAAGCGCGCGCACAGCAAGGAGTTCACCGGCCAAGCCGAGCTGGAGCTGGGCAGCTGGAGCCAGCGCCGTGCCATGGTCGACCTGTCCACGCCGCTCAACCAGGCCAAAACCGTGCGCGGCCGCGTGGTGGCCGAGGCCAGCAGCAAGGACAGCCATATCGACCTGCTGCACGACGACAGCAAGACGCTGTTTGCCACCGTCGAGGCCGACCTGACGGCACGCACGCAGCTGCGCGCCGGCCTGAGCCGCCAGGACAACGACACCCGCGGCGCCATGTGGGGCGGCCTGCCCGTCTGGTTTGCCGATGGCAGCCGCGCCGAGTGGGACCGATCCAAGACCACCTCGGCCGACTGGGTGCGCTGGGACTCGGTGACCGACACGGCCTTTGCCGCGCTTGAGCACCAGTTCGACAACGGCTGGAAGCTCGGCGCCACCTACAACCGCAGCAAGCGCAAGGCCGACTCGCGGCTGCTGTACCTGCTGGGCGCGCCCGACCGCAGCTCCGGCCTGGGTATGTTCACCTGGCCCGGCTCGTACAAGGTGGCGACCACGCAGGACGACCTGGGCCTGCAGGCCAGCGGCCCATTCGAATGGCTGGGCCGCAGGCACGAGCTGGCCCTGGGCTTCACCCACTCCAAGCAGAAGTTCAACGCCGACAGCCGTGCGGCCAGCGGCGGCCTGGCGCCCGACTTCAACAACTGGGACGGTTCCTACCCCGAGCCCACCTGGGCCCCCTTGAGCTACTACGGCGACCACACCGTGACGCAGAACGCCGTCTATGGCGCCGTGCGCCTGCATGTGGCCGAGCCGCTGCGCGTGATTGCCGGCGCACGCCTGACGCGCTACGAGCGTTCGGGTGACGACGCCTTCTCCGCGCCCTTCAGCATGAAATTCAGCCACGAGGTGACGCCCTACCTCGGCATGGTGTACGACCTGAGCGACGCCGTGTCGGCCTACGCCAGCTACACCAGCATCTTCCAGCCGCAGCAGGAACGCGACATCCACGGCAACTACCTCGACCCCATCGAGGGCAAGAGCTTCGAGCTGGGCGCCAAGGGCGAATTCATGGACGGGCGCCTGCACGCGTCGGCCGCTGTGTTCCATATCAA
Protein-coding regions in this window:
- a CDS encoding TonB-dependent siderophore receptor, whose amino-acid sequence is MALNRLSLCMAMALPAMAAAQQAVGTLPAVQVQSEVASDTTEGSGQYSTAGKSSTATPLGLALRDTPQSVSVVTQQRIEDQGLATITDVVNNATGVSVNQYETHRAQFTARGFDINTLMIDGVPTSWEQAWSSGEAMTSLAIYDRVEVVRGATGLTTGAGDPSAAINLVRKRAHSKEFTGQAELELGSWSQRRAMVDLSTPLNQAKTVRGRVVAEASSKDSHIDLLHDDSKTLFATVEADLTARTQLRAGLSRQDNDTRGAMWGGLPVWFADGSRAEWDRSKTTSADWVRWDSVTDTAFAALEHQFDNGWKLGATYNRSKRKADSRLLYLLGAPDRSSGLGMFTWPGSYKVATTQDDLGLQASGPFEWLGRRHELALGFTHSKQKFNADSRAASGGLAPDFNNWDGSYPEPTWAPLSYYGDHTVTQNAVYGAVRLHVAEPLRVIAGARLTRYERSGDDAFSAPFSMKFSHEVTPYLGMVYDLSDAVSAYASYTSIFQPQQERDIHGNYLDPIEGKSFELGAKGEFMDGRLHASAAVFHIKQQNLAQSTGQNIPGTVPPETAYRAADGAKSRGFELELSGELARGWNMTASYTQFKATDADGADVNSIYPRRLLKLFTTYRLPGAWNQLTLGGGVTWQGKTHTDALTPLGAPERIQQNAYALVGLMARYDLSRQLSLQLNVNNVTDKSYYGMFAAFSQFTYGAPRNATVALRYKF